In Streptomyces sp. NBC_00091, the following proteins share a genomic window:
- the bcp gene encoding thioredoxin-dependent thiol peroxidase — protein MSERLQPGDIAPAFTLPDADGNQVSLADHKGRKVIVYFYPAALTPGCTKQACDFTDNLDVLATAGYDVIGVSPDKPEKLAKFREQEHLKVTLVGDPEKETLTAYGAFGEKKLYGKTVTGVIRSTVVVDEEGKVEHAFYNVKATGHVAKIIKDLAI, from the coding sequence ATGAGCGAGCGACTCCAGCCGGGCGACATCGCCCCCGCCTTCACCCTGCCCGACGCGGACGGCAACCAGGTCTCGCTTGCCGACCACAAGGGCCGCAAGGTGATCGTGTACTTCTACCCGGCGGCCCTGACCCCGGGCTGCACCAAGCAGGCCTGCGACTTCACCGACAACCTGGACGTCCTGGCCACGGCCGGCTACGACGTCATCGGCGTCTCCCCGGACAAGCCGGAGAAGCTCGCGAAGTTCCGCGAGCAGGAGCACCTGAAGGTCACCCTGGTCGGGGACCCGGAGAAGGAGACCCTGACGGCGTACGGCGCGTTCGGCGAGAAGAAGCTGTACGGCAAGACGGTCACCGGGGTCATCCGCTCCACGGTGGTCGTCGACGAGGAGGGCAAGGTCGAGCACGCCTTCTACAACGTCAAGGCGACCGGCCACGTAGCGAAGATCATCAAGGACCTCGCCATCTGA
- a CDS encoding PTS glucose/sucrose transporter subunit IIB codes for MTKRTQRVTGPTAAGTRSSDTLREKHMATKAEKIVAGLGGIDNIEEVEGCITRLRTEVANPDLVDEVALKAAGAHGVVKMGTAIQVVIGTDADPIAGEIEDMM; via the coding sequence GTGACAAAGCGGACGCAGCGGGTAACCGGCCCCACGGCCGCAGGCACTCGTTCTTCGGACACACTCAGGGAGAAACACATGGCCACCAAGGCTGAGAAGATCGTCGCCGGGCTCGGCGGCATCGACAACATCGAAGAGGTCGAGGGCTGCATCACCCGCCTGCGCACCGAGGTCGCCAACCCGGACCTCGTCGACGAAGTCGCCCTCAAGGCCGCCGGCGCCCACGGCGTCGTCAAGATGGGCACCGCCATCCAGGTCGTCATCGGCACCGACGCCGACCCGATCGCCGGCGAGATCGAAGACATGATGTGA
- a CDS encoding transglycosylase domain-containing protein, whose protein sequence is MVLGGLLLLALLLGGALVAGYLLVDIPPANAAATAQSNVYLYADGSQLARDGEVNRVNVPLSQIPLGVQEAVLAAEDRDFYSERAVDPKAMIRAAWNTATGKGTQSGSTITQQYVKNYYLGQEQTIKRKVKEFFIAIKLGREKSKDYILEGYLNTSYFGRNAYGIQAASQAYYGKDVGKLTTAEGAYLATLLNSPSAFDVVSHPQSRDRAVARWNYVLDGMVKKKWMTAAERAAVAFPEPGKVRTAAGLSGQRGYLVEAVKDYISENKILDDKTLAEGGYRITTTIDKRRQGAFVEAVQKEMVDKLDPAARPEDRLVRAGGVSIDPATGKVVALYGGIDYTKQYVNNATRHDYQVASTFKPFVFASAVQNDSRTQDGRRITPNTLYNGDNKRRVVGTRIPYNPENEGQQSYGNITVNTATDLSVNAVFAQMVVDVGTEKVKRTAIDLGIPENTPNFVVGPAMALGTMQASVLDMTQAYATLADHGRHTPYTFLEKISKDGENLTLPDRTPRQAVSREAADTTTSMLVSVVDNGTGTEALAAGHPAAGKTGTAELDRSAWFAAYTPDLVTVVSIMGQDPDTGTLQSLYGALGETRVGGGGYPARIWAAYTKEALQATDPVDFDLELQPGAAQPPPPPPVQPSFPQQPEGSRPPWQRPDRPTPPGPPTPPNGGQTNGGQTNGGQTTGGETTGGQTTGGQTNGGQTTGGETTGGQTTGGETTGGQTTGGQTTGGETTGDQTTGGATQGGTTPGRRRPPAEFLE, encoded by the coding sequence ATGGTCCTCGGCGGCCTGCTGCTGCTCGCCCTGCTGCTCGGCGGCGCGCTCGTCGCCGGCTACCTGCTGGTCGACATCCCCCCGGCCAACGCGGCCGCCACCGCCCAGTCCAACGTCTACCTCTACGCCGACGGTTCCCAGCTCGCCCGCGACGGCGAGGTCAACCGCGTCAACGTCCCGCTGTCACAGATCCCCCTGGGCGTCCAGGAAGCCGTACTGGCCGCCGAGGACCGGGACTTCTACTCCGAACGGGCCGTGGACCCCAAGGCGATGATCCGCGCCGCCTGGAACACGGCGACCGGCAAGGGCACCCAGTCCGGTTCGACCATCACCCAGCAGTACGTCAAGAACTACTACCTGGGCCAGGAACAGACGATCAAACGGAAGGTCAAGGAGTTCTTCATCGCGATCAAACTCGGCCGCGAGAAGTCGAAGGACTACATCCTCGAGGGGTACCTGAACACCAGTTACTTCGGCCGCAACGCCTACGGCATCCAGGCCGCCTCCCAGGCCTACTACGGCAAGGACGTCGGCAAGCTCACCACGGCCGAGGGCGCCTACCTCGCCACCCTCCTCAACTCCCCCAGCGCCTTCGACGTCGTCTCCCACCCCCAGAGCCGCGACCGCGCCGTCGCCCGCTGGAACTACGTGCTCGACGGCATGGTGAAGAAGAAGTGGATGACCGCCGCGGAGCGCGCCGCCGTCGCCTTCCCCGAGCCCGGCAAGGTACGCACGGCCGCCGGCCTGTCCGGGCAGCGCGGCTACCTCGTCGAAGCCGTCAAGGACTACATCAGCGAGAACAAGATCCTCGACGACAAGACCCTCGCCGAGGGCGGCTACCGGATCACCACCACCATCGACAAGCGCCGCCAGGGCGCCTTCGTCGAAGCCGTCCAGAAGGAGATGGTCGACAAGCTCGACCCCGCGGCGCGCCCGGAGGACCGCCTGGTACGGGCCGGCGGGGTCTCCATCGACCCGGCCACCGGCAAGGTCGTCGCCCTCTACGGCGGCATCGACTACACCAAGCAGTACGTGAACAACGCGACCCGGCACGACTACCAGGTCGCCTCCACCTTCAAGCCGTTCGTCTTCGCCTCGGCCGTCCAGAACGACTCCCGCACCCAGGACGGCCGCCGGATCACCCCGAACACCCTCTACAACGGCGACAACAAGCGCCGCGTCGTCGGCACCCGGATCCCGTACAACCCGGAGAACGAGGGCCAGCAGTCGTACGGGAACATCACCGTCAACACCGCCACCGACCTCTCCGTCAACGCCGTCTTCGCCCAGATGGTCGTCGACGTCGGCACCGAGAAGGTCAAGCGGACCGCGATCGACCTCGGCATCCCCGAGAACACCCCGAACTTCGTCGTGGGCCCGGCCATGGCGCTCGGCACCATGCAGGCCAGCGTCCTGGACATGACCCAGGCCTACGCGACCCTGGCCGACCACGGCCGGCACACCCCGTACACCTTCCTGGAGAAGATCTCCAAGGACGGCGAGAACCTCACCCTCCCCGACCGCACCCCACGCCAGGCCGTCAGCCGGGAAGCCGCCGACACGACCACGTCCATGCTGGTCAGCGTCGTGGACAACGGCACCGGTACGGAGGCGCTCGCGGCCGGCCACCCGGCGGCCGGCAAGACGGGCACCGCCGAGCTGGACCGCTCGGCCTGGTTCGCGGCGTACACCCCGGACCTGGTCACGGTGGTCTCGATCATGGGCCAGGACCCGGACACGGGCACGCTCCAGTCCCTGTACGGGGCGCTGGGAGAGACCCGCGTGGGCGGCGGCGGCTACCCGGCGCGGATCTGGGCGGCCTACACGAAAGAGGCCCTCCAGGCCACGGACCCGGTGGACTTCGACCTGGAACTCCAGCCGGGCGCGGCTCAGCCCCCGCCCCCGCCCCCGGTACAGCCCAGCTTCCCGCAGCAGCCCGAGGGCAGCCGCCCGCCGTGGCAGCGGCCCGACCGGCCGACCCCGCCGGGCCCGCCCACCCCGCCGAACGGTGGCCAGACCAACGGCGGCCAGACCAACGGGGGCCAGACCACGGGCGGCGAAACCACCGGAGGCCAGACCACGGGCGGGCAGACGAACGGCGGCCAGACCACCGGAGGCGAGACGACCGGGGGCCAGACCACCGGAGGCGAAACCACCGGGGGCCAGACCACGGGCGGCCAGACCACCGGAGGCGAAACCACCGGAGACCAGACCACGGGCGGCGCCACCCAGGGCGGTACCACCCCCGGCCGGCGCCGCCCACCGGCCGAGTTCCTCGAATAG
- a CDS encoding ABC-2 family transporter protein, whose product MRLYLAVAAGGFRRYATYGTATAAGVFTNTVFGFIVAYTYIALWDERPGLGGYDQAQALTFVWVSQSLLAAGALLGGGFQDELQERVRTGDIAVDLYRPADLQLWWLAADLGRSGFQLLGRGAVPLAAGALAFRLALPSDPLRWLLFLVSVALGLVVSFALRYLLGLTAFWLMDGAGINMMAHVVNVFFSGMLLPLTVFPGGFGDLVRVLPWAAMLQLPMDVLLGTHTGAGNAARALGLQVCWAVVLLGAGRLVQSAATRKVVVQGG is encoded by the coding sequence GTGCGGCTCTACCTGGCCGTCGCGGCCGGCGGATTCCGCCGCTACGCCACCTACGGGACGGCCACCGCCGCGGGGGTGTTCACCAACACCGTCTTCGGGTTCATCGTCGCGTACACGTACATCGCGCTGTGGGACGAGCGCCCTGGCCTCGGCGGCTACGACCAGGCACAGGCCCTCACCTTCGTATGGGTCAGCCAGTCCCTGCTGGCGGCCGGCGCGCTCCTGGGGGGCGGCTTCCAGGACGAGCTCCAGGAGCGCGTCCGTACGGGTGACATCGCGGTCGACCTGTACCGCCCGGCGGACCTCCAGCTGTGGTGGCTCGCCGCCGACCTGGGCCGGTCGGGCTTCCAGCTCCTGGGGCGCGGGGCGGTGCCGTTGGCGGCCGGGGCGCTGGCGTTCCGGCTGGCGTTGCCGTCCGATCCGCTGCGCTGGCTGCTGTTCCTGGTGTCGGTGGCGCTCGGGCTGGTGGTCAGCTTCGCGCTGCGCTACCTGCTGGGGCTGACGGCGTTCTGGCTGATGGACGGCGCCGGGATCAACATGATGGCCCACGTCGTGAACGTCTTCTTCTCGGGGATGCTGCTCCCGCTGACGGTGTTCCCCGGCGGCTTCGGTGACCTGGTGCGGGTGCTGCCGTGGGCGGCGATGCTCCAGCTGCCGATGGACGTACTGCTCGGGACGCACACGGGGGCGGGGAACGCCGCCCGGGCGCTGGGGCTCCAGGTGTGCTGGGCGGTGGTCCTGCTGGGCGCGGGCCGGCTGGTGCAGTCGGCGGCGACGCGGAAGGTGGTGGTCCAGGGTGGCTGA
- a CDS encoding co-chaperone GroES, with the protein MSENTTHDKLPIRMLHDRVLVKSDTPEGERRSGGGILIPATAAVGKRLAWAEVVAVGQNVRSIEPGDRVLYDPEDRAEVEVRGATYVLMRERDLHAVAAERLEGSKDSTGLYL; encoded by the coding sequence GTGAGCGAGAACACCACCCACGACAAGCTGCCCATCCGCATGCTCCACGACCGCGTGCTCGTGAAGTCCGACACGCCCGAGGGCGAGCGGCGCTCGGGCGGCGGCATCCTGATTCCGGCGACGGCCGCGGTGGGCAAGCGCCTCGCCTGGGCCGAGGTGGTCGCGGTCGGGCAGAACGTACGGAGCATCGAGCCGGGCGACCGCGTCCTGTACGACCCCGAGGACCGCGCCGAGGTCGAGGTGCGGGGGGCGACGTACGTGCTGATGCGCGAGCGGGACCTGCACGCCGTGGCCGCGGAGCGGCTGGAGGGGTCGAAGGACTCCACGGGGCTGTACCTCTGA
- a CDS encoding DUF3618 domain-containing protein, with translation MPEARTPAQIEADIVRRREQLAETLDEIGVRMHPKTIIGDAKARVASTVDHTAGRACVAVNRLVTDLKDGLRHEDGAPRVERIVPVALLAVGVVGLLVVSARRKR, from the coding sequence GTGCCGGAAGCCAGGACCCCCGCACAGATCGAGGCGGACATCGTCCGCCGCCGCGAGCAGCTCGCCGAGACGCTCGACGAGATCGGCGTGCGCATGCACCCGAAGACGATCATCGGGGACGCGAAGGCCCGGGTCGCCTCGACGGTGGACCACACGGCCGGCCGGGCCTGCGTCGCGGTGAACCGGCTCGTCACCGACCTGAAGGACGGCCTGCGCCACGAGGACGGCGCCCCGCGCGTCGAGCGGATCGTGCCGGTCGCGCTGCTCGCGGTCGGGGTGGTCGGGCTGCTCGTGGTCTCGGCGCGCCGCAAGCGGTGA
- a CDS encoding HNH endonuclease signature motif containing protein, producing the protein MSQVRYTRDLLSRTAPLATSLVDLMRLLDVPLLAGPRRYVRDRLAHYGIDTSHFADEPLPVRVRQRYTEERLREAAACSDSITEMLAYMGVEPYNSAHVHIAKLLERFGIDTSHFPGRDAPSSRRFFVREEISPVVADSKSMAGVMRALGHHPFDGAARAKARRSIEEYGLSTEHFTGQGHTIGRPSPARKSPEEILTRLEVGSARTKTATLRRALDDLGVPHQCAECGTGDNWRGRRLVLEIDHVNGDRLDNRRENLRYLCPSCHSQTPTFAKRSRPAIPSQRAFGDQ; encoded by the coding sequence ATGAGCCAGGTCAGGTACACCCGGGACCTGCTGAGCCGAACCGCGCCGCTGGCCACCAGCCTGGTCGACCTCATGAGACTTCTGGACGTCCCACTGCTGGCCGGCCCTCGCCGGTACGTGCGTGACAGGCTGGCTCACTACGGCATCGACACATCCCACTTCGCCGACGAGCCGCTTCCCGTCCGGGTCCGGCAGCGCTATACGGAGGAGCGGCTCCGCGAAGCGGCCGCCTGCTCGGACAGCATCACCGAGATGCTCGCCTACATGGGTGTCGAGCCGTACAACAGTGCCCACGTCCATATCGCCAAGCTCCTCGAACGGTTCGGGATAGACACGTCGCACTTCCCCGGTCGAGACGCTCCTTCGTCACGCCGCTTCTTCGTCCGCGAGGAGATCTCACCCGTGGTCGCCGACTCGAAGAGCATGGCGGGGGTCATGCGCGCGCTAGGCCACCACCCCTTCGACGGGGCCGCACGCGCCAAAGCCAGGCGGAGTATCGAGGAATACGGGCTGTCGACAGAGCACTTCACCGGCCAGGGACACACCATCGGCCGCCCCTCCCCTGCCCGCAAGTCACCGGAGGAGATCCTGACGCGACTCGAAGTCGGCTCCGCCCGTACGAAGACGGCGACGCTGCGCCGAGCCCTGGACGACCTCGGAGTGCCACACCAGTGCGCGGAGTGCGGTACGGGAGACAACTGGCGAGGCCGCCGGCTCGTCCTGGAGATCGATCACGTCAACGGCGACAGGCTCGACAACCGGCGGGAAAACCTCCGCTACCTCTGCCCTTCCTGCCACAGCCAGACGCCGACCTTCGCCAAACGATCAAGGCCGGCCATCCCTTCACAACGAGCCTTCGGAGACCAGTAA
- a CDS encoding multidrug efflux SMR transporter → MAWVLLLLAGLLEVGWSIGMKFTEGFTRLWPSLFTGAGIVASMVLLSYAAKTLPIGTAYGVWVGIGAAGAAVLGMAVLGEPVTAARIFFICLLLVAVVGLKATSGH, encoded by the coding sequence ATGGCCTGGGTTCTTCTTCTCCTCGCCGGTCTGCTCGAAGTCGGCTGGTCGATCGGCATGAAGTTCACCGAGGGCTTCACCCGGCTGTGGCCGTCGCTCTTCACCGGCGCCGGGATCGTCGCCAGCATGGTGCTGCTGTCCTACGCGGCCAAGACCCTGCCCATCGGTACGGCGTACGGGGTCTGGGTGGGCATCGGCGCGGCCGGCGCGGCCGTGCTCGGCATGGCGGTGCTGGGGGAGCCCGTCACCGCCGCCCGGATCTTCTTCATCTGCCTGCTGCTGGTCGCGGTGGTGGGGCTGAAGGCCACCTCCGGCCACTGA
- a CDS encoding PTS transporter subunit EIIC, with translation MSASSAAAVPRKQWWNGLFQGLQKMGRSLQLPIAVLPAAGILNRLGQPDVFGKDGLDWSAVARVMAGAGGALLDADLGLPLLFCVGVAIGMAKKADGSTALAAVAGFLVYRGVLHAFPKDCPPGTKDIGGGCLTPTDTFAGYAYQNPGVFGGIVMGLLTAWFWQRYHRVKLVDWLGFFNGRRLVPIIMSFVAIAFAALCLWIWPPVGDALESFSDWLVGLGAWGAGIFGVANRALLVIGLHQFLNVPVWFQFGTFTTPEGQVKHGDINMFLAGDPDAGLFLSGFFPIMMFALPAAALAIAHCAKPQRRKEVGGLMLSVGLTSFVTGITEPLEYSFLFVAPALYVIHAVLTGVSMAVTWALGVHDGFSFSAGLIDYVINWGLATKPWLIIPIGLCFAVVYYAVFRFAITRFDIPTPGRESDEEIAAMQAENTKA, from the coding sequence ATGAGCGCGAGCAGCGCCGCAGCAGTGCCACGGAAGCAGTGGTGGAACGGCCTGTTCCAGGGGTTGCAGAAGATGGGGCGCAGCCTTCAGCTGCCCATCGCCGTGCTGCCCGCCGCGGGCATCCTGAACCGGCTCGGGCAGCCGGACGTCTTCGGCAAGGACGGCCTGGACTGGAGCGCCGTCGCCCGGGTGATGGCCGGCGCGGGCGGGGCCCTGCTGGACGCCGACCTCGGCCTGCCGCTGCTGTTCTGCGTGGGCGTCGCGATCGGCATGGCCAAGAAGGCGGACGGCTCGACCGCGCTCGCGGCGGTGGCGGGGTTCCTCGTGTACCGGGGCGTGCTGCACGCCTTCCCCAAGGACTGCCCGCCGGGCACGAAGGACATCGGGGGCGGCTGCCTGACCCCGACGGACACCTTCGCCGGGTACGCGTACCAGAACCCGGGGGTCTTCGGCGGGATCGTCATGGGCCTGCTCACGGCCTGGTTCTGGCAGCGCTACCACCGGGTGAAGCTGGTGGACTGGCTGGGCTTCTTCAACGGCCGCCGGCTCGTCCCGATCATCATGTCGTTCGTCGCGATCGCCTTCGCCGCGCTGTGCCTGTGGATCTGGCCGCCGGTCGGTGACGCGCTGGAGAGCTTCTCCGACTGGCTGGTGGGTCTGGGCGCCTGGGGTGCGGGCATCTTCGGCGTCGCGAACCGCGCGCTGCTGGTGATCGGCCTGCACCAGTTCCTGAACGTGCCGGTGTGGTTCCAGTTCGGCACCTTCACCACACCGGAGGGCCAGGTCAAGCACGGCGACATCAACATGTTCCTGGCGGGCGACCCGGACGCCGGGCTGTTCCTGAGCGGGTTCTTCCCCATCATGATGTTCGCCCTGCCGGCGGCCGCACTGGCGATCGCGCACTGCGCGAAGCCGCAGCGGCGCAAGGAGGTCGGCGGGCTGATGCTGTCGGTGGGCCTGACCTCCTTCGTCACGGGCATCACGGAGCCGCTGGAGTACTCCTTCCTCTTCGTGGCGCCGGCGCTGTACGTGATCCACGCGGTGCTGACGGGTGTGTCGATGGCGGTGACCTGGGCGCTGGGCGTCCACGACGGGTTCAGCTTCTCCGCGGGCCTGATCGACTACGTCATCAACTGGGGCCTGGCGACCAAGCCCTGGCTGATCATCCCCATCGGGCTGTGCTTCGCCGTCGTGTACTACGCGGTCTTCCGCTTCGCGATCACCAGGTTCGACATCCCGACGCCGGGCCGGGAGTCGGACGAGGAGATCGCCGCGATGCAGGCCGAGAACACGAAGGCGTAA
- the rph gene encoding ribonuclease PH: protein MSRIDGRTPEQLRPVTIERGWSKHAEGSVLISFGDTKVFCTASFTEGVPRWRKGSGEGWVTSEYSMLPRSTNTRGDRESVRGKIGGRTHEISRLIGRSLRAVIDYKALGENTIVLDCDVLQADGGTRTAAITGAYVALADAIAWGQKKKLIKAGRKPLTGTVSAVSVGIVDGEPLLDLCYEEDVRAETDMNVVCTGDGRFVEVQGTAEGEPFDRKELNALLDLAAGGCADLEALQLGALDLEAL, encoded by the coding sequence ATGTCTCGCATCGACGGCCGCACGCCCGAACAGCTCCGCCCGGTCACCATCGAACGCGGATGGAGCAAGCACGCCGAGGGCTCCGTCCTCATCTCCTTCGGAGACACCAAGGTCTTCTGCACCGCCTCCTTCACCGAAGGCGTCCCGCGCTGGCGCAAGGGCAGCGGCGAAGGCTGGGTCACCTCCGAATACTCGATGCTGCCCCGCTCCACCAACACCCGCGGCGACCGCGAATCCGTCCGCGGCAAGATCGGCGGCCGCACCCACGAGATCTCCCGCCTCATCGGGCGCTCGCTGCGCGCCGTCATCGACTACAAGGCCCTCGGCGAGAACACCATCGTCCTGGACTGCGACGTCCTCCAGGCCGACGGCGGCACCCGCACCGCCGCCATCACCGGCGCCTACGTCGCCCTCGCCGACGCCATCGCCTGGGGCCAGAAGAAGAAGCTCATCAAGGCCGGCCGCAAGCCGCTGACCGGAACCGTCTCCGCCGTCAGCGTCGGCATCGTCGACGGCGAACCCCTCCTCGACCTCTGCTACGAGGAGGACGTGCGCGCCGAGACCGACATGAACGTCGTCTGCACCGGCGACGGCCGCTTCGTCGAGGTCCAGGGCACCGCCGAGGGCGAGCCCTTCGACCGCAAGGAACTCAACGCCCTCCTCGACCTCGCCGCCGGCGGCTGCGCCGACCTGGAAGCCCTCCAGCTCGGCGCGCTGGACCTCGAGGCCCTGTAG
- a CDS encoding HNH endonuclease, protein MTVRYTRELLEAAARETNNWDDAVRWCGGTPSSGSRRYLRAKMRETGIDCSHFPTKWARHTEERLRELVAESISISEVVSRLGISNVGGNQAHIARRISALGIDTSHFVTTRRPRPKGALGPTLSLRDPQDGRVPGERLRRELLKVGVPEECAECGVGPEWNNRPLRHEVDHINGEWWDNRQENLRILCPNCHATTDTYRGRKARWAA, encoded by the coding sequence ATGACGGTCCGATACACGCGCGAGCTGCTGGAAGCCGCAGCTCGCGAGACGAACAACTGGGACGACGCCGTCCGATGGTGCGGCGGTACGCCGAGCAGCGGCAGCAGGCGCTATCTGCGCGCGAAGATGCGGGAAACCGGAATCGACTGTTCCCACTTCCCCACGAAATGGGCACGGCACACGGAAGAGCGACTCCGGGAGCTTGTAGCCGAGTCCATCTCCATCTCGGAGGTGGTCAGCCGCCTCGGCATCAGCAACGTCGGCGGCAACCAGGCGCACATCGCCCGGCGGATCTCGGCTCTTGGCATCGACACATCGCATTTCGTCACCACCCGGAGGCCTCGCCCCAAGGGGGCTCTGGGACCGACGCTCTCGCTCAGGGATCCGCAGGACGGCAGAGTCCCCGGCGAGCGCCTGCGGCGAGAGCTGCTGAAGGTCGGCGTTCCCGAGGAATGCGCCGAGTGCGGGGTCGGTCCGGAGTGGAACAACAGACCACTTCGGCACGAGGTCGATCACATCAACGGCGAGTGGTGGGACAACCGGCAGGAAAACCTTCGGATCCTGTGCCCCAACTGCCACGCGACCACGGACACGTACCGAGGCCGCAAGGCGAGGTGGGCCGCATGA
- the rdgB gene encoding RdgB/HAM1 family non-canonical purine NTP pyrophosphatase, with protein MTRLILATRNAGKVTELRAILSDAGLPHELVGADAYPEIPDVKETGVTFAENALLKAHALARATGLPAVADDSGLCVDVLNGAPGIFSARWAGAHGDDRANLDLLLAQLGDIPSEHRGAHFFCAAALALPDGTERVVEGRLLGTLRHTPVGGGGFGYDPILQPLGESRTCAELTPAEKNAISHRGQAFRALIPVVRELLG; from the coding sequence ATGACCCGCCTGATCCTCGCGACCCGCAACGCGGGCAAAGTCACCGAACTCCGCGCGATCCTGTCCGACGCCGGCCTGCCCCACGAGCTGGTCGGCGCGGACGCGTACCCCGAGATCCCGGACGTCAAGGAAACCGGCGTCACCTTCGCCGAGAACGCCCTCCTCAAGGCGCACGCCCTGGCCCGCGCCACCGGCCTGCCGGCCGTCGCGGACGACTCCGGGCTCTGCGTCGACGTCCTGAACGGCGCCCCCGGCATCTTCTCGGCCCGCTGGGCCGGCGCCCACGGCGACGACAGGGCCAACCTGGACCTCCTGCTGGCCCAGCTGGGGGACATCCCCTCCGAGCACCGCGGCGCCCACTTCTTCTGCGCGGCCGCCCTGGCCCTCCCGGACGGCACCGAACGCGTCGTCGAGGGCCGCCTCCTGGGCACCCTGCGCCACACCCCGGTGGGCGGCGGCGGCTTCGGCTACGACCCGATCCTCCAGCCCCTGGGCGAGTCCCGCACCTGCGCCGAACTCACCCCGGCGGAAAAGAACGCCATCTCCCACCGAGGCCAGGCCTTCCGCGCCCTGATCCCGGTGGTCCGGGAACTGCTGGGCTGA